A genomic stretch from Oleomonas cavernae includes:
- a CDS encoding amidohydrolase family protein: protein MSVDLLIRNATLPDGRTGLDIAIEKGRIVAVEAGIAAAAGRVVDAAGWLVTPPFVDSHFHMDSTLSLGNPRLNQSGTLLEGIAIWGELKPYLTVEAIKANAREFCNWAIARGTLAIRSHVDICDDRLLAVDALLEIREELRPYIDLQLVAFPRTATCAMPARPRT, encoded by the coding sequence ATGAGTGTCGACCTGCTGATCCGCAACGCCACCCTGCCCGACGGGCGCACCGGGCTGGATATCGCCATCGAGAAGGGCCGCATCGTCGCCGTCGAGGCCGGCATCGCGGCGGCGGCGGGCAGGGTCGTCGATGCCGCCGGCTGGCTGGTGACGCCGCCCTTCGTCGACAGCCATTTCCACATGGATTCGACGCTCAGCCTGGGCAATCCCCGCCTGAACCAGAGCGGCACCCTGCTGGAAGGCATCGCCATCTGGGGCGAACTCAAGCCGTATCTCACCGTCGAGGCGATCAAGGCCAATGCGCGCGAATTCTGCAACTGGGCGATCGCCCGGGGCACGCTCGCCATCCGCAGCCATGTCGACATCTGCGACGACCGCCTGCTGGCCGTCGACGCCCTGCTCGAGATCCGCGAGGAGCTGCGGCCCTATATCGACCTGCAACTGGTGGCGTTCCCCAGGACGGCTACCTGCGCTATGCCCGCTCGCCCGAGAACCTGA
- a CDS encoding exopolysaccharide biosynthesis protein, whose protein sequence is MARHKDKHTLREPTAAEALVTLAFGYSGERISIGEIVDPLAERGFGLLILLLALPTTLPITPPGLSAIAGFPIAFIALQMAIGLPRPWLPQRVRRRSILTGDLQRVVRGSLGVVTRLERVLKPRLAFLTGWTQERLVGLLVATLGLMLASPIPFTNIPLSIAIVFLALGLIEQDGLMTLIGVVGGIAAISFLVYMSVISWDAMSGWIGHLF, encoded by the coding sequence GTGGCGCGTCACAAGGACAAGCACACCCTGCGCGAGCCGACCGCGGCGGAAGCCCTGGTCACCCTCGCCTTCGGCTATTCGGGCGAGCGCATTTCGATCGGCGAGATCGTCGATCCCCTGGCCGAACGCGGCTTCGGCCTGCTGATCCTGCTGCTGGCCCTGCCCACCACCCTGCCGATCACGCCGCCCGGCCTCTCGGCCATCGCCGGCTTTCCCATCGCCTTCATCGCCCTGCAGATGGCCATCGGCCTGCCCCGGCCCTGGTTGCCGCAGCGGGTCCGGCGGCGCTCGATCCTGACCGGCGACCTGCAGCGGGTGGTGCGCGGCAGCCTGGGCGTCGTCACCCGCCTGGAGCGGGTGCTGAAACCCCGCCTGGCCTTCCTCACCGGCTGGACCCAGGAACGCCTCGTCGGCCTGCTGGTCGCGACGCTCGGCCTGATGCTGGCAAGCCCCATCCCCTTCACCAACATTCCCCTGTCGATCGCCATCGTGTTCCTGGCGCTCGGCCTGATCGAACAGGATGGCCTGATGACCCTGATCGGCGTCGTCGGCGGCATCGCCGCGATCAGCTTCCTGGTCTACATGAGCGTCATCTCGTGGGACGCCATGTCAGGCTGGATCGGGCATTTGTTCTAG
- the rodA gene encoding rod shape-determining protein RodA: MSFYSSRDENPSLGTRLLSINWGLVLLVIAIAAIGVAMLYSSAGGKWDPWAGRQLARFVVGLGVMVVVAVIDVSLYARYAYVLYGVTLAGLVGVEVMGSIGMGAQRWIDLGFFQIQPSEIMKLALVLALARYFHGVMPEQIGRPTVLIVPLLMVLLPVALVLKQPNLGTASLLLLGSGAIFFLAGVRLWKFGIIIAAGIGALPVAWEFLHDYQRRRVLTFLNPEADPLGAGYNILQSMIALGSGGVFGKGYLLGTQSQLRFVPEVHTDFIFPQLAEEFGMIGGLLLILLYVCVFGYALAIGLGSRHQFGRLVALGIGTQLFLYVFINLSMVMGLIPVVGIPLPLVSYGGSATMTLMIGVGLILSVSVHRERRLARRLDHS; encoded by the coding sequence TTGAGCTTCTATTCGAGCCGCGACGAAAACCCGTCCCTGGGGACGCGCCTCCTGTCGATCAACTGGGGCCTCGTGCTGCTGGTGATCGCCATCGCGGCGATCGGCGTCGCCATGCTCTATTCCAGCGCCGGCGGCAAGTGGGATCCCTGGGCGGGGCGGCAGTTGGCGCGCTTCGTCGTCGGCCTGGGCGTCATGGTCGTGGTCGCCGTGATCGACGTCTCGCTCTATGCCCGCTACGCCTATGTGCTGTACGGCGTGACCCTGGCGGGCCTGGTCGGCGTCGAGGTGATGGGCTCGATCGGCATGGGCGCGCAACGCTGGATCGACCTGGGGTTTTTCCAGATCCAGCCCTCCGAGATCATGAAACTGGCCCTGGTGCTGGCCCTCGCCCGCTATTTCCACGGCGTCATGCCCGAACAGATCGGCCGGCCGACGGTGCTGATCGTGCCCCTGCTCATGGTCCTGCTGCCGGTCGCGCTGGTGCTGAAGCAGCCCAACTTAGGCACCGCGAGCCTGCTGTTGCTGGGCTCGGGCGCGATCTTCTTCCTGGCCGGGGTGCGCCTGTGGAAATTCGGCATCATCATCGCGGCGGGCATCGGCGCCCTGCCCGTTGCCTGGGAATTCCTGCACGACTACCAGCGCCGCCGGGTGCTGACCTTCCTCAACCCGGAAGCCGATCCGCTGGGCGCCGGCTACAACATCCTGCAATCGATGATCGCGCTGGGCTCGGGCGGGGTGTTCGGCAAGGGCTACCTGCTGGGGACGCAAAGCCAGTTGCGCTTTGTCCCCGAGGTGCATACCGACTTCATCTTCCCGCAACTGGCCGAGGAATTCGGCATGATCGGCGGCTTGCTGCTGATCCTGCTCTACGTCTGCGTCTTCGGCTATGCCCTGGCGATCGGGCTTGGTTCACGTCACCAGTTCGGGCGCCTTGTCGCGCTGGGCATCGGTACCCAATTATTCCTCTATGTCTTCATCAACCTCTCCATGGTCATGGGCCTGATCCCGGTGGTGGGCATTCCCTTGCCGCTGGTCTCCTACGGCGGCTCGGCGACCATGACCCTGATGATCGGCGTGGGCCTGATCCTGTCGGTCTCGGTCCACCGCGAACGCCGGCTGGCGCGCCGGCTCGACCATAGTTAG
- a CDS encoding low temperature requirement protein A, which yields MGRSGEHSSVLRQRKPHEHGRVTFVELFFDLVFVFAVTQLSHSLLKHFTPLGALETALLLMAVWWVWIYTSWVTNWLDPDKPAVRLMLFGLMLAGLLLSTSLPEAFEARGLLFAGAYVAMQLGRSLFMLWALKPHSPGNFRNFQRISIWLAVSGAVWLAGGLAEGETRLALWVVALAIEYAGPSQGFRVPGLGRSMTSDWDVEGGHLAERCALFVIIALGESILVTGATFAELAADPVTISAFLASFIGSVAMWWIYFNIGAERGSHHIASAEDPGRIARLGYTYIHLLLVAGIIVTAVADEFVLAHPTGHGEPGVTAVVIGGPALYLLGNMLFKRLSAPNLPLSHLVGLGLLALLVPAGFFTSPLLLSAATTVVLVAVGIWEGLSLRTPAASGTLSPP from the coding sequence ATGGGCAGATCAGGCGAGCATTCCAGCGTACTGCGCCAGCGCAAGCCGCACGAACATGGCCGGGTGACCTTCGTCGAGCTGTTCTTCGACCTGGTTTTCGTGTTCGCCGTGACGCAGCTTTCCCATTCGCTGCTGAAGCATTTCACCCCGTTGGGCGCGCTCGAGACGGCGCTGCTGCTGATGGCGGTCTGGTGGGTGTGGATCTACACCTCCTGGGTCACCAACTGGCTCGATCCCGACAAGCCCGCCGTCCGGCTGATGCTGTTCGGCCTGATGCTGGCCGGCCTGCTGCTGTCGACCTCGTTGCCGGAAGCCTTCGAGGCGCGCGGCCTGCTCTTTGCCGGCGCCTATGTCGCCATGCAGCTTGGCCGCAGCCTGTTCATGCTGTGGGCGCTGAAGCCGCACAGCCCGGGCAATTTCCGTAACTTTCAGCGTATCTCGATCTGGCTGGCCGTGTCCGGTGCCGTGTGGCTTGCCGGCGGCCTGGCCGAAGGCGAGACGCGGCTGGCCCTGTGGGTGGTGGCGCTGGCGATCGAATATGCCGGGCCGTCCCAGGGCTTCAGGGTTCCGGGCCTGGGCCGTTCCATGACCAGCGACTGGGACGTCGAGGGCGGGCACCTGGCCGAGCGCTGCGCCCTGTTCGTGATCATCGCGCTGGGGGAATCGATCCTGGTGACCGGCGCCACCTTTGCCGAGCTGGCAGCCGATCCGGTCACGATCAGCGCCTTTCTGGCCTCCTTCATCGGCAGCGTCGCCATGTGGTGGATCTACTTCAACATCGGCGCCGAACGCGGCAGCCACCATATCGCCAGCGCCGAGGATCCCGGCCGCATCGCCCGGCTGGGCTATACCTATATCCACCTGCTGCTGGTCGCGGGCATCATCGTGACGGCGGTGGCGGACGAATTCGTCCTGGCCCATCCCACGGGCCATGGCGAGCCGGGCGTAACCGCGGTGGTGATCGGCGGGCCGGCGCTCTACCTGCTGGGCAACATGCTGTTCAAGCGCCTGAGCGCCCCGAACCTGCCGCTGTCGCACCTGGTCGGGCTGGGCCTGCTCGCCCTGCTCGTTCCCGCCGGTTTCTTCACCTCGCCGCTGCTGCTCAGCGCCGCCACCACCGTGGTCCTGGTCGCGGTCGGGATCTGGGAGGGCCTGTCGCTGCGCACCCCGGCGGCGAGCGGCACGCTCAGTCCGCCTTGA
- a CDS encoding DUF423 domain-containing protein has product MYRLTLVIAALDGLVGVGLGAFAAHALKATATPEALALVGTASLYQMIHGAAAVAGLRLVDKGWVWAAAPFCLAAGALLFAAALYGIALADLRLGLVAPIGGTLMLVGWAWLLIAAVFRRA; this is encoded by the coding sequence TTGTACCGCCTCACCCTTGTCATCGCGGCACTCGACGGCCTGGTGGGCGTGGGGCTCGGCGCCTTTGCCGCCCATGCCCTGAAAGCGACCGCCACGCCCGAGGCCCTGGCCCTGGTCGGCACCGCCAGCCTCTACCAGATGATCCACGGGGCGGCGGCGGTAGCAGGCCTGCGGCTGGTCGACAAGGGCTGGGTCTGGGCCGCGGCACCCTTCTGCCTGGCCGCCGGCGCCCTGCTCTTTGCCGCCGCCCTCTACGGCATCGCGCTGGCCGACCTGCGCCTGGGGCTGGTCGCCCCGATCGGCGGCACCCTGATGCTGGTCGGCTGGGCCTGGCTGCTCATCGCTGCGGTATTCCGGCGCGCGTGA
- a CDS encoding TetR/AcrR family transcriptional regulator, which produces MEQTVEIEAANGDGPRGGRIRERNRLRIIAAAEKVFAERGFDGATTAQIAEAAGLAKSNVHYYFGTKEAIYRAVVAGIVELWLKAFGDITQDDDPAVALTDYIRRKLVYSRKRPLASRIFAIEIIRGAPILKPFLEADLKPWVEAKAGVLERWAAQGKMDPVPAHHFFFLVWAATQTYADFAAQMTAVLGRKKLSDADFETATRTITRIVLKGCGIKPVS; this is translated from the coding sequence ATGGAGCAGACGGTGGAGATCGAGGCGGCCAACGGCGACGGCCCGCGCGGCGGGCGCATTCGCGAACGCAACCGGCTGCGCATCATCGCCGCGGCGGAAAAGGTCTTTGCCGAACGCGGCTTCGACGGCGCCACCACGGCCCAGATCGCCGAGGCCGCGGGCCTCGCCAAGTCCAACGTCCACTATTATTTCGGCACCAAGGAGGCGATCTATCGCGCCGTGGTCGCCGGCATCGTCGAATTGTGGCTGAAGGCCTTCGGCGACATCACCCAGGACGACGACCCGGCGGTGGCCCTGACCGACTACATCAGGCGCAAGCTGGTCTATTCGCGCAAACGCCCGCTGGCCTCACGCATCTTCGCGATCGAGATCATCCGGGGCGCCCCGATCCTCAAGCCCTTCCTGGAGGCGGACCTGAAGCCCTGGGTCGAGGCCAAGGCGGGCGTGCTGGAGCGCTGGGCGGCACAGGGCAAGATGGACCCGGTGCCGGCCCATCACTTCTTCTTCCTGGTCTGGGCGGCGACCCAGACCTATGCCGATTTCGCGGCCCAGATGACCGCGGTGCTGGGCCGCAAGAAATTGAGCGATGCCGATTTCGAGACGGCAACGCGCACGATCACCCGGATCGTCCTGAAGGGCTGCGGCATCAAGCCTGTGAGCTGA
- the ftrA gene encoding transcriptional regulator FtrA, with protein sequence MPKHPPNRLVVTLAYDGLCTFEFGVAVEVFGLARPEIGDDWYRFAVAGVDDGPMRATGGVRILADGGLDLLAQAGTIIVPGWRGAAVTVPAALIAALAAARARGARILSICSGVFVLAAAGLLDGGRATTHWRYAGLLAARYPAITVDADVLYVDNGQILTSAGSAAGIDLCLHLVRRDFGAEIANKVARRLVVPPHRDGGQAQFIERPVPRPAEGARLAPLLDRVRQRLDRAHSIAALAAEAGMSVRTFLRRFGEVTGSTPGEWLLAERLRHARDLLEAGDSSIEAIAQACGFGAAATLRHHFRQRLGTTPSAYRARFAVGDSGNLEAPGSLEL encoded by the coding sequence ATGCCAAAACACCCGCCCAACCGCCTGGTCGTCACCCTTGCCTATGATGGCCTGTGTACCTTCGAATTCGGCGTCGCGGTCGAAGTCTTCGGCCTGGCCCGGCCGGAGATAGGGGACGACTGGTATCGCTTCGCGGTGGCCGGCGTGGACGATGGGCCGATGCGGGCCACGGGCGGGGTGCGCATCCTGGCCGACGGCGGGCTGGACCTGCTGGCCCAGGCGGGCACGATCATCGTGCCGGGCTGGCGCGGGGCAGCGGTAACGGTGCCGGCGGCCCTGATCGCGGCGCTGGCGGCCGCCAGGGCGCGGGGTGCGCGGATCCTGTCGATCTGTTCGGGCGTCTTCGTGCTGGCGGCGGCGGGCCTGCTGGACGGCGGCCGGGCGACCACCCACTGGCGCTATGCCGGGCTCCTGGCCGCGCGCTATCCGGCCATCACCGTCGATGCCGACGTGCTCTATGTCGACAACGGCCAGATCCTGACTTCGGCCGGCAGCGCCGCGGGCATCGACCTGTGCCTGCATCTGGTGCGGCGGGATTTCGGCGCCGAGATCGCCAACAAGGTCGCCCGGCGCCTGGTGGTGCCGCCGCACCGTGACGGCGGCCAGGCGCAGTTCATCGAACGGCCGGTGCCCCGGCCGGCCGAGGGCGCGCGCCTGGCCCCGCTGCTGGACCGGGTGCGGCAACGGCTGGACCGCGCACATTCCATTGCCGCCCTGGCCGCCGAGGCGGGCATGAGTGTCCGCACCTTCCTGCGCCGCTTCGGCGAGGTGACCGGCTCGACCCCGGGCGAATGGCTGCTGGCCGAGCGGCTGCGCCATGCCCGCGACCTGCTCGAGGCGGGCGACAGTTCGATCGAGGCGATCGCCCAGGCATGCGGCTTCGGGGCGGCTGCCACGCTCCGGCATCATTTCCGGCAGCGGCTGGGCACCACGCCTTCGGCCTATCGTGCCCGTTTCGCGGTTGGTGACAGCGGGAACCTCGAGGCCCCGGGTTCGTTAGAATTGTAA
- the groES gene encoding co-chaperone GroES, giving the protein MKFRPLHDRVVVRRIEGEEKTKGGIIIPDTAKEKPQEGEVIAVGAGARNENGEVVPLEVKAGDRILFGKWSGTEIKLEGEDLLIMKESDILGIIVATKAGKKAA; this is encoded by the coding sequence ATGAAGTTTCGGCCGTTGCACGATCGCGTCGTCGTCCGTCGCATCGAAGGCGAAGAGAAGACCAAGGGCGGGATCATCATCCCCGACACCGCCAAGGAAAAGCCGCAGGAAGGCGAAGTGATCGCCGTCGGCGCTGGCGCCCGCAACGAGAACGGCGAAGTCGTGCCGCTCGAAGTGAAGGCCGGCGACCGCATCCTGTTCGGCAAGTGGTCGGGCACCGAGATCAAGCTGGAAGGCGAAGACCTGCTGATCATGAAGGAATCGGACATCCTCGGGATCATCGTCGCCACGAAGGCCGGCAAGAAGGCCGCCTGA
- a CDS encoding rhodanese-like domain-containing protein produces the protein MILTIGVNPAAYQHFLRRAMIAPPSARITMPSLVTETPAAAPQAALEHFRRRLSLETDCWDVHESLRRGLPDFVLLDVRGRAAYAKAHVPGAVSLPHRDIDERRLAAWPAETVFVTYCAGPHCNGADRGALALAALGRPVKIMIGGMTGWADEGLPFASGTETGT, from the coding sequence ATGATCTTGACGATAGGTGTCAATCCTGCCGCCTACCAGCATTTCCTGCGCCGGGCGATGATCGCCCCGCCTTCTGCGAGGATCACCATGCCGAGCCTGGTCACCGAAACACCCGCCGCCGCCCCGCAAGCCGCCCTCGAGCATTTCCGCCGCCGCCTGAGCCTGGAGACCGACTGCTGGGATGTGCATGAGTCCCTGCGCCGGGGGCTGCCGGATTTCGTGCTGCTCGATGTCCGTGGCCGCGCCGCCTATGCCAAGGCCCATGTGCCGGGCGCGGTCAGCCTGCCCCACCGCGACATCGACGAGCGGCGCCTGGCGGCCTGGCCGGCCGAGACCGTCTTCGTCACCTATTGTGCCGGCCCGCACTGCAACGGCGCCGACCGCGGCGCGCTCGCCCTGGCCGCGCTGGGCCGGCCGGTGAAGATCATGATCGGGGGCATGACCGGCTGGGCCGACGAAGGCCTGCCGTTCGCGAGCGGGACCGAGACGGGGACCTGA
- a CDS encoding N-acetylmuramoyl-L-alanine amidase family protein: MPGRKPKAPAATTPIDQRPIIVLDPGHGGRDPGAIGPSGAFEKTITLDLARRIAARIEAGGTYRVVLTRRKDVFVPLQERAAVAQRVQADLFVSIHADSAPNPDARGLSAYTLSEKASDGLAAAIADRENAADLIHGIDIGVADPEVAAILFDLTRRHSLNTALARKAHIVRTAGAKLRLLDNPRRSANFAVLKVPDVPALLIETGFLSNVADEKLLTSDNSRARIANVLADAFAGAMAVA, translated from the coding sequence ATGCCGGGCCGCAAGCCCAAGGCGCCGGCGGCGACCACGCCCATCGACCAGCGGCCGATCATCGTGCTCGACCCCGGCCACGGCGGCCGCGACCCCGGCGCCATCGGCCCCAGCGGCGCCTTCGAGAAAACCATCACGCTTGACCTGGCCCGGCGCATCGCCGCCCGGATCGAGGCCGGCGGCACCTACCGCGTGGTCCTGACCCGGCGCAAGGACGTCTTCGTGCCCCTGCAGGAACGTGCTGCCGTCGCCCAGCGCGTGCAGGCCGACCTGTTCGTCTCGATCCACGCCGATTCGGCGCCCAACCCCGATGCCCGCGGCCTGTCGGCCTATACCCTGTCGGAAAAGGCGTCGGACGGCCTCGCCGCGGCCATCGCCGACCGGGAAAACGCCGCCGACCTGATCCACGGCATCGACATCGGCGTCGCCGACCCGGAAGTGGCCGCGATCCTGTTCGACCTGACCCGGCGCCACTCCCTGAACACCGCGCTGGCGCGCAAGGCGCACATCGTGCGGACCGCCGGCGCCAAGCTGCGCCTGCTCGACAACCCGCGCCGTTCCGCCAATTTCGCCGTGCTCAAGGTGCCCGACGTGCCGGCCCTGCTGATCGAGACCGGCTTCCTGTCGAATGTCGCCGACGAAAAGCTGCTGACCTCGGACAACAGCCGGGCCAGGATCGCCAACGTCCTGGCCGATGCCTTCGCCGGCGCCATGGCGGTCGCCTGA
- a CDS encoding DUF4262 domain-containing protein, with protein sequence MTQEFDRAEQDVIDTVKRVGWQVKLIISGENDDPNLPPFAYTVGLAVTFGWPELICFGLRTEYLGQVINNAVAELKSKGQVPAPGVQLDQVLERGPVRLVEFSPSLYREHLGWAIWFAASQGLTPRQFSCLQVHWPDKAGRFPDDPACDLGARECQSPTGRLQ encoded by the coding sequence GTGACTCAGGAATTCGACAGAGCCGAGCAAGATGTAATCGACACGGTCAAGCGGGTGGGCTGGCAGGTCAAACTGATCATTTCAGGGGAGAACGACGACCCGAATTTACCTCCCTTCGCCTACACTGTCGGCTTGGCTGTTACCTTTGGCTGGCCTGAGTTGATCTGCTTCGGCCTTCGCACGGAGTATTTGGGGCAGGTCATCAACAACGCGGTGGCAGAGCTCAAGAGCAAGGGGCAAGTGCCGGCCCCCGGCGTTCAGCTTGATCAGGTACTTGAACGCGGGCCGGTGCGGCTCGTGGAATTCTCGCCGTCTCTTTACCGGGAGCACCTGGGCTGGGCCATCTGGTTCGCCGCCTCGCAGGGACTTACACCCCGACAGTTCAGTTGCCTTCAAGTGCATTGGCCCGACAAGGCCGGGCGGTTTCCCGATGATCCGGCGTGCGACTTGGGTGCCCGCGAGTGCCAGTCGCCAACCGGGCGCCTTCAATAA
- the groL gene encoding chaperonin GroEL (60 kDa chaperone family; promotes refolding of misfolded polypeptides especially under stressful conditions; forms two stacked rings of heptamers to form a barrel-shaped 14mer; ends can be capped by GroES; misfolded proteins enter the barrel where they are refolded when GroES binds), giving the protein MAAKEIRFNTDARAKMLRGVEILADAVKVTLGPKGRNVVIEKSFGAPRITKDGVTVAKEIELADKFENMGAQMVREVASKTNDIAGDGTTTATVLAAAIVREGCKGVAAGMNPMDLKRGIDLAVEAVVADVKKQSKKIAGSAEIAQVGTISANGEKEIGAMIAKAMEKVGKEGVITVEEAKGLDTELDVVEGMQFDRGYLSPYFVTNAEKMTVELDNPFILLHEKKLSGLQAMLPVLEAVVQSGRPLLIIAEDVEGEALATLVVNKLRGGLKVAAVKAPGFGDRRKAMLEDISILTGGQVISEDLGIKLENVNLKMLGSAKKVSIDKENTTIVDGAGKKDQILGRCNQIRAQVEETSSDYDREKLQERLAKLAGGVAVIKVGGSTEVEVKERKDRVDDALHATRAAVEEGIVPGGGSALLYASRALDKVVVANEDQRHGVDIIRRALLAPVRQIAENAGKDGAVISGKLLELKDNKQGYDAQTDVYTDMVKAGIIDPTKVVRTALQDAASVAGLLITTEAMIADRPEKKAQQMPGGGGMGDMGGMDF; this is encoded by the coding sequence ATGGCTGCCAAGGAAATTCGCTTCAATACCGATGCGCGCGCCAAGATGCTGCGCGGCGTCGAGATCCTCGCCGATGCGGTGAAGGTCACGCTCGGCCCCAAGGGTCGCAACGTCGTCATCGAGAAGTCGTTCGGCGCCCCGCGCATCACCAAGGACGGTGTGACGGTCGCCAAGGAAATCGAACTCGCCGACAAGTTCGAGAACATGGGCGCCCAGATGGTGCGCGAAGTGGCCTCGAAGACCAACGACATCGCCGGTGACGGCACCACCACCGCCACCGTGCTGGCCGCCGCGATCGTGCGCGAAGGCTGCAAGGGCGTTGCCGCCGGCATGAACCCGATGGATCTGAAGCGCGGCATCGACCTCGCGGTCGAGGCCGTCGTCGCCGACGTCAAGAAGCAGTCCAAGAAGATCGCCGGCTCGGCCGAGATCGCCCAGGTCGGCACCATCTCTGCCAATGGCGAGAAGGAAATTGGCGCAATGATCGCCAAGGCCATGGAGAAGGTCGGCAAGGAAGGCGTGATCACGGTCGAGGAGGCCAAGGGCCTCGACACCGAACTCGACGTCGTCGAGGGCATGCAGTTCGATCGCGGCTACCTGTCGCCGTACTTCGTGACCAATGCCGAGAAGATGACCGTCGAACTCGACAACCCCTTCATCCTGCTGCACGAGAAGAAGCTCTCGGGCTTGCAGGCGATGCTCCCCGTCCTCGAGGCGGTGGTGCAGTCGGGCCGTCCGCTGCTGATCATCGCGGAAGACGTCGAAGGCGAAGCGCTGGCCACCCTGGTGGTCAACAAGCTGCGCGGCGGCCTGAAGGTCGCGGCGGTGAAGGCGCCTGGCTTCGGCGATCGCCGCAAGGCGATGCTGGAAGACATCTCGATCCTGACCGGTGGCCAGGTCATCTCGGAAGACCTCGGCATCAAGCTCGAGAACGTCAACCTGAAGATGCTCGGCTCGGCCAAGAAGGTGTCGATCGACAAGGAAAACACCACGATCGTCGACGGCGCCGGCAAGAAGGATCAGATCCTCGGCCGTTGCAACCAGATCCGTGCCCAGGTCGAAGAGACCTCGTCGGATTACGACCGCGAGAAGCTGCAGGAACGTCTGGCGAAGCTCGCCGGCGGCGTTGCGGTGATCAAGGTCGGCGGTTCGACCGAAGTCGAGGTGAAGGAGCGCAAGGATCGCGTTGACGACGCGCTGCATGCGACCCGCGCCGCGGTCGAAGAAGGCATCGTCCCGGGCGGCGGTTCGGCCCTGCTGTACGCGTCGCGTGCTCTGGACAAGGTCGTCGTCGCGAACGAGGACCAGCGTCACGGCGTCGACATCATCCGTCGCGCCCTGCTGGCCCCGGTCCGTCAGATCGCCGAGAACGCCGGCAAGGACGGCGCGGTGATCTCGGGCAAGCTGCTCGAGCTCAAGGACAACAAGCAGGGCTACGACGCCCAGACGGACGTCTACACCGACATGGTGAAGGCCGGCATCATCGACCCGACCAAGGTCGTTCGTACCGCCCTGCAGGACGCCGCTTCGGTCGCCGGCCTGCTGATCACCACCGAGGCGATGATCGCTGATCGTCCCGAGAAGAAGGCCCAGCAGATGCCGGGCGGCGGCGGCATGGGCGACATGGGTGGCATGGACTTCTGA
- a CDS encoding cytosine deaminase, protein MRYARSPENLKRALDKGVDVVGGIPHFERTQADGAASVAALCEIAADRGLMVDMHCDESDDPWSRHVESLAAETTRLGLQGRVTGSHLTSMHSMDNYYVSKLIGLMAEARLNVIANPLINITLQGRHDTYPKRRGMTRVKELMAAGLNVACGHDCVMDPWYAMGSHDMLEVANVGLHVGQMTGVGEMQAMFQSVTANGARTLNLDGYGLDVGCHGDLVVLQARNPIEALRLKPARLWVVRRGRVIAQTPPVEATVHLGNETVKVDFTRPL, encoded by the coding sequence CTGCGCTATGCCCGCTCGCCCGAGAACCTGAAGCGCGCGCTCGACAAGGGCGTCGACGTGGTGGGCGGCATCCCGCATTTCGAACGCACCCAGGCCGATGGCGCGGCCAGTGTTGCCGCCCTTTGCGAGATCGCCGCCGACCGCGGCCTGATGGTCGACATGCATTGCGACGAGTCGGACGATCCCTGGTCGCGCCATGTCGAGAGCCTCGCGGCCGAGACGACGCGCCTGGGGTTGCAGGGCCGGGTCACCGGCTCGCACCTCACCTCCATGCATTCCATGGACAATTACTATGTCAGCAAGCTGATCGGCCTGATGGCGGAGGCGCGGCTGAACGTCATCGCCAACCCGCTGATCAACATCACCTTGCAGGGCCGCCACGATACATATCCCAAGCGCCGGGGCATGACCCGGGTGAAGGAATTGATGGCGGCCGGCCTCAACGTCGCCTGCGGCCACGACTGCGTGATGGATCCCTGGTATGCCATGGGTTCCCACGACATGCTGGAAGTGGCCAATGTCGGCCTCCACGTCGGCCAGATGACCGGCGTTGGCGAAATGCAGGCGATGTTCCAGTCGGTCACCGCCAACGGCGCCCGCACCCTGAACCTCGACGGCTATGGCCTCGACGTCGGCTGCCACGGCGACCTGGTGGTGCTCCAGGCGCGCAACCCGATCGAGGCCCTGCGCCTGAAACCCGCCCGTCTATGGGTTGTGCGCCGCGGGCGCGTCATCGCCCAGACCCCGCCGGTCGAGGCAACGGTGCACCTGGGCAACGAAACCGTGAAGGTCGATTTCACACGCCCTCTCTGA